CGCTTGCTACGAAACTCCATCTGCGCCCTAATATCCGCATATGCTGAATCTGCCGAATACCATTACCCTGACGAGAATCGCGTTGGTGGTCGTCTTCACGGCAGTCATCAGCCTGGCGGCCCAACATCCCTGGGGATATCCGGCCGCGCTGATCGTCTTTGTGCTGGCCGCGTGCACGGACTGGCTGGACGGCTATCTGGCACGCCGCCTGAACCAGGTCACCACCTTCGGCAAGCTCATTGACCCCCTGGCGGATAAAATAGCCGTCTCCGCGGCTTTCATCTACCTGACGGCCGCCGGACTGTGCCCATTCTGGGTCACCATCATTATCATCAGCCGGGAATTCCTGGTCACCGGCCTGCGCCAGATCGCCCAGGACCACGGAGTCATCATTCCCGCAGGAACCTCCGGAAAATGGAAAACGGCCTTCCAACTGGCCTTCTGCATCGGCTGCCTGCTGGCGCTGACCTGGGTGCACACGCCGGAATACATTCCGTCCATCCTGTCCCCGGTGGCCTCCCTCTGCCACTGGCAGGGCGACGGAATCGCCAACTTCCTGTATCAATTCACGCTCTGGGGCGCCGTCATCCTGACCGTGTACTCGGGAGCCGTGTATTGCGTGGGCGCCCGCCGTTTTCTGAAAAGCTAGAAACGGCGGAATACAGTGAGGCATGGAGGAAATTCCCGCCTTCCCGTCCATGACTTATCTGCAAATGCGGGAACATGTTGTTTTGCGGAAAAGAAATAAAAGACATGGAACACTTGTTGCGCCGCAGGAAGGAAAAAACTGTCAATAATTACAGAAAATCAATGTTGTATAAAACAAATATAATAAACAGAACATCCCGGTAAACAGGCACGTTAACGTACCGGAAGTTTTTATTTCCCTTGACGCCGGAGCGCAGCCGTGATTTTATCACTTCGTTCCCGCTGAATGGAAGCTTGGTTGTTCATTTGATGGTCATTGCGGTTGGCGGGATACGGGCGTCTCCGTATTGATTCTTTCAGTATCGCTTCCGGCGGATTTTTTCCCTGCCATTTTGTGATTCCGTCAGTTCACTGCAGCCGGGACGCATTCACAGATAAAGAAATCAATATGGTATCCACCACATTCAGGGAGCTTGGCTTGTCGGCTCCCATTCTCCGCCAATTGGAGAAACTGGAGTACAAGACCCCCACCCCCATTCAGGCCGCCTGCATCCCCATGCTGCTGCAGAAAAAGGATCTGATGGGACTGGCGCAGACCGGTACGGGAAAGACCGCCGCCTTCGCCCTGCCCCTCATTCAACACTTTTCCGAACATCCCGCCAAACCCCGGCCGCGGAAGGTCAGGGCGCTCATCCTGAGCCCCACCCGGGAGCTGGCTTCCCAGATTCACGACAACATCACGGCGTATGCCAAGGGACAAAACCTGTCCACGGCCGTCATCTTCGGCGGCGTGGGGTATGCCCCCCAGTTCCGCAAACTGGCGGCGGGCCTGGACATCCTGGTCGCTACGCCGGGCAGGCTGATCGACCATCTGGAACGCCAGACCGTCAATCTGGACCAGGTGGAAACCCTGATTCTGGACGAAGCCGACCACATGCTGGACATGGGATTCGCCCCGGCCCTGAAAAAAATCGTGGCCAAAATTCCCCGACAGCGCCACACCCAGATGTTCTCCGCCACCATGCCGGACAACATCCGGCAACTGGCCCAGGCCTTCCTCCAGGAACCGGAAACGGTCATGGTCACGCCTCCCTCCGCCACGGCGGACCGGGTGGAACAATCCCTCTGCATGGTCCGCTCCCAGGCGGACAAAAGGCCCTGCACGCTGGACCTGCTGGAACAGCGCCAACATCCGGGACGCACCCTCATCTTCACCCGCACCAAGCACGGAGCCAACCGGCTGGCCTCCTTCCTCACCGGCAGGGACTATCCGGCCTCCGCCATCCACGGGGATAAAAGCCAGGGTACGCGGGAGCGCATGCTCCGCGAATTCCGCTCCGGGGAAACGCCCATTCTCGTCGCTACGGACATCGCGGCCCGCGGCATCGACGTCAAGGACGTCCAGCTCGTCATCAACTATGACCTGCCGGCGGAATCGGAAGTTTACGTACACCGCATAGGCCGTACTGCCCGCGCCGGAGCCGACGGACAGGCGATTGCCCTGTGCGCTCCGGATGAAGTCGGCAAGGCCCGGGATATCCACAAAATGCTCGGACGCGTCCTTCCCGTGCATGCCTCCAGCACGGAACTTCCGGCAGAACTGCTGACCGTTCCCGGTGCTGACAGGAGGCAGAAAAATTCCGCCCGGGAAAACGGTGCCCCCTCCCGCAGGCAATCACGTAACGGATAAAGCCGCAGCCGTTCACGCAGATAGTGCAAGGACGCCGAAAGAACCCGGATTTTAACCATTCAAAAAATGTTTGAACGCAATCCGGGGGAAAACGGTCTCACTTGCTACAGACGGTCCGCCGGGCCGTTGCAGCCGGGAAACCCAAACCAAGGTTTCACTCATGAAAATCCTGTCGTTAATCACTAAAACGCTGTGCGCGGGCACAATCAGTTCCCTCGCCTGCCAGGCCGCCGTTCTGGCTTACGCGGATGAAGTGCCCTCCACCTTCGTGGAAGGCAAGCATTCCCCGGAAGTAGCCAGTTACGTGCAGAGCATCGCAGGCGTGGCGCTGGCATCAGGAATTCATGATTATGACGAGAACGCAACCAACAGCTATCAAGTGCTTGTCCAGGTGCTCAACAGCGGCAATGTCACCAACCTGCCGGACGACCTGAAGCGGGCCATTGAGATGCTGACCAGCTACGTTCCCGACCCGAATGCAACCATCCAGCCTATCCTGACCAAACAGCAGATAGAGCGCATGGAACACATGGCGGACCGGATCGAAAACCTTATTGAGGAAAAATACGGGGTGGACCTGGAAGACTGCATGAAAATCATGCAGCATGCGCTGGCTCCTTCCATCCCCGCCATCCTCCGCTCCTGTGACATGGAAGGCGCCAAACTGCCGACCACCACGGTTTTCCGCCCCAAGCTGGGCAAGGCGCTGAGTGAAGCCTACGCCAAACTCGCCGCGCCAGCACTTCCCGCCGCCAAGGCGGATTGACCGAACCATCAAAGACGACCGGGAAGATGACCCCGATTCTACGGCATGCGGAACCCGCAACAGGTTCCCTTACTGAATAAGCCGAAAGAAACGGGATGATCTCTCCGGCCGCCTGGAACGGCCCCGCCGCCGCACCGGCGACCACGCAACACTTTCCGGATGTCTCCGATCCAGAGCCGATCCTTCGGAACGCGGTGCCTGCTACGCACCCATTTCATTCCCAAGCAACGGCCTGCAACATCGGCACAACCGGGTGATGCACTCCCACAGGCCCTGTCCCCGCACCGCGGAGGGACGGGGCCTCTTTCATTTCCGGAAACGCCTCCTTTCACCCGTATTCGTCCCCGGGTTGCGCCTCTTCCCGGTCCCGTGAAAAACGACGCGGGACCTCCGCAGTCTCTCCCACTCTTATTGAAAAAGCCGTGGACTTTTTGCACCATTCATGAAAGAAAGATTTTCAAGGCCCGGTATCTATGGCAAACTGAGGACTCTATTCCTCCCTCACATACTATTCCTCCCTCACATACTATTCATTCATGGATACTTCATCATCACGTCGTCGTTTCCTCCAGACCCTGGGTCTGGCTACAGGAGCTCTGGCCGCCGGTTCCCTTGCCAACGCGCAGGAAGTGGAAGCCCTGGCTCCCAAAAAAATCATCATCCCCGATCCAAACAACATCGGCCCCATGACCACGTGGCCCGCGCGCAAGCCGGGCGCCCAGTATATGGGCGGATTCCGGGCCCCCAAGCTGGACAAGGTCCGCGTGGCCTTTGTCGGCGTAGGCGAACGCGGCTCCATGCACGTCGCGCAAATGGCCGTCATTGAAGGAGCGGAAGTCGTCGGCATCTGCGACCTTTACGAAGACTGGGCCAAGCGCAACGCGGACCTCGTGGAAAAAAAGACGGGCAAGCGTCCCCCCATTTTCACGAAGGGACCGGAAGACTACAAGCGCATGATGAAGGAAGTCAAGCCGGACGCCGTCATCGTCTGCCCCAGCTGGGAATGGCACTGCCGCGTCACCTGCGACGTAATGAAAATGGGCGCCCACGCCTTCGTGGAAGTGCCGATGGCCGTCTCCATCAAGGAACTCTGGGAAATCGTGGATACTTCCGAACAGACCCGGAAGCATTGCATGATGATGGAAAACGTCAACTACGGCCGTGAAGAACTCATGTACCTGAACATGGTGCGCCAGGGCGTCATCGGAGACCTTTTGTACGGAGAAGCCGCCTATATTCACGAACTGCGCGGCCAGATGAAGCAGGTGGAGCGCGGAACCGGTTCCTGGAGAACCTACCACTACGCCAAGCGCAACGGCAACGTATACCCCACGCACGGCCTCGGCCCTGTGGCCCAGTACATGAACCTGGCCCGCAAGGACGACTGCTTCGGCAGGCTCGTTTCCTTCTCCAGCCCGGCCCTCGGCCGCGCCGCGTATGCCAGGAAAAACTTCCCGGCGGACCACAAGTGGAACAAGCTGGACTTCGCCTGCGGAGACATGAACACCTCCCTCATTAAAACCACCATGGGCCGCACCGTTCTGGTGGAATGGGATGAAACCAGCCCCCGCCCCTACTCCCGCCTCAACCTCATCCAGGGCACCTTGGGTACGCTGGCGGGCTTCCCGACCCGTGTGGCCGGTGAAAAACTGGGCAACGGCAACTATCACGAATGGATTGAAGGCAATGAAAAGCTGGCGCCCATCTTTGAAAAATACGAGCACCCGCTCTGGAAGCGCGTCGGCCCGCTGGCCTTGAAAATGGGCGGCCACGGCGGCATGGACTTCGTGATGCTCTTCCGCATCATCGAATGCCTCCGCAACGGCGAACCCATGGACCAGAACGTCTATGAAGGAGCCTTCTGGTCCTCCGTTTCCGAGCTCTCCGAATACTCCGTGGCCCAGGGCGGCATGCCCCAGGTATTCCCGGACTTCACCCGCGGCGACTGGAAAACGACCGCCCCGCTCGGCATCGTGCAATAATTAAGCATTACCTGTCTTTTTACAACAAGGCTGTTCCGTTTACGGCGGAACAGCCTTTTTTGCAGGTCCCGGCCGCAAATCGGTTTAATGCCTTCCCTTCTCAAACAGGTTCGTCCGTTGTTCTTCCTCCCTTCTGCCTGTCTTCTCCCGGACAACCGTTCCAGTTTTGACAGCCACACCCTCGCGACCACCTTTTTTCATCCAGACGGCCCCCTGTTCTCCGGCAGCGTAACTCCGTCCGGAACCCGGCACCGTTCACGGTATCTTCTCCAGCCCCGGTTCAGAGCACCCCGCAATATTTGAACCCGGCACTTGAAAAAACCGCTCCCTCCCGTCTGAAAGCCGAAAGCCGTCGAACCACCGCCCCTACTTCTCTTTAACGGCAACTCCCGGCGTCAACGCATAAGTCTTTTCCTCCCCATTGAAGAACACCTTGACGGACTGGGCGGCGGGAGAGGACAGGCTGAACTGCGTCACCCTGCCGTCTTTCCAGGCCATGTCCACGGAAATATTGCCGCGGGCTTTCAGCCCCCGGACGCTGCCGTCCTTCCACGCTCCGGGAAGTGCCGGCAGCAAATGCAGCCGCCCCGTATGGGACTGGAGCAGCATCTCGGCAAAACCCGCCACAATGCCCATGGTGCCATCCACCTGCATGGGCGGATGCGTGGTGAACAGGCTGTCCATCATGCTGTAGCGGATCATGCCCTGAATCATCTCGTACGCCTTCCGTCCATTCAGAAAGCGCGCCCACAGATTGGTGCGCCATGCCCAGGTCCAGGAGCGGCGAGAATCACCCGTCGTTCCGCGCGCCAGCAGGGACTTGCGCGCGGCTTCCGCCCATTCCGGCGTCTTTGCCGGACTGATCTGGCTGCCGGGATAGACGGCAAACAGGTGGGAGGTGTGCCGGTGGTGCGGGTCCCAGGAACCGCTGCCCGGCTTTCGGTCGATCATCCATTCAAGCAGCATACCTTCCTCCCCCACCCTGGGCCCTACCAGCAGGTCCCTCTTGGCGGCCAGTTCCTTTCTCCACGCCCGGTCCACATCCAGCACCTCGGCGGCCTGCACGGTGTCATGGAACAACTCCCACACGATCTGCTGGTCATGGGCGCAGCCGTCTTCCTTTGGTCCGTGTTCCGGAGACCACCCCATGGGAGCCGCCAGCATGCCTGCCCTGATATCCTTCAAATCACGGGAAACCACCTCTGGAGTCACTTTTTTGTCCTCCGTCCTGAAATTGCTTCCTCCCTCATTCATCACCTTCAACTGGCTTTCCCAGAACTGGCAGATCTCCTTCATCATCGGATAGGCCGTCGTCTTCAGGTAATCCCGGTCCAGCGTAAAAAGGTAATGTTCCCACAGATGCAGGGCATACCAGGCGGAAGCGGGCTTGTTCCACTTGAACCCCTGGCCGCCGAAAATATTCTGGGCGGTTCTGCTCGTCCACCCCGGAGCGGGAGTTCCGGACGCCGCCTTGAATTCCGCCGTCTCCCGGGTAATCCTGCGCGCCGCAGGCGCCATCTCCCTGATGTAACGCACCAGGGGCTCATAGCATTCCGGCAGGTTGGCGGGCTCCACTCCCCAATAACACATCTGGATATTGATATTGTTGTGGTAATCGGAATCCCACGGCGGAATCAGGCTGTAATTCCAGAGCCCCTGCAGGTTGGCGGGCAAATTGCCCGGCTGGGAGGAGGAAATGATGACGTAGCGGCCAAAGTTGAAAATCAATTCCTCCAAATCAGGGTCCGGACATTCCGTCCCCTCGTTCACAGCCTTTTTATACTTCTTCAGGCGTTCGTCGATGGAAAGTCCGGCCGTGGCGTCCTCCGTTTCTCCCAAATCCAGGGAAACCCGGTTGTAAAACTTTCCATAGGCCAGCAGGTGATCCCGCTTCATTTTCCCGGAAGGCACCTTGAGCGCCCGCGCCAGAACGGCGTCGTTCCTTTTCCGCGGAGATTCGCCCTTCCAGTTCCGGGCGGCATCCAGGACATAATCCGTGGCCAGGGAGACCAGCACACGGCAGGAATCCGCCTTTTCCACAACGACAGAACCGTCGGAAGCCTTGACGGTTCCCCCCTTGGGAAGAATGGCGATGCGGCCTTCATACGCCAGCCCGTTCTTCAACTTGCCCTGGATCAGAATCATGCCCCGTCCTCCTCCGGCGGTGGACGTAATCCGGTCCTGCGGATGGAGAGTTGTCAGTCGGAAGACAGCATCCACGGAACGGGGTTTGTCCCCTTCCACCGTCATGGAAATCACCTGATGGGGAATGCTGGCAAA
This genomic stretch from Akkermansia biwaensis harbors:
- a CDS encoding DEAD/DEAH box helicase, with the protein product MVSTTFRELGLSAPILRQLEKLEYKTPTPIQAACIPMLLQKKDLMGLAQTGTGKTAAFALPLIQHFSEHPAKPRPRKVRALILSPTRELASQIHDNITAYAKGQNLSTAVIFGGVGYAPQFRKLAAGLDILVATPGRLIDHLERQTVNLDQVETLILDEADHMLDMGFAPALKKIVAKIPRQRHTQMFSATMPDNIRQLAQAFLQEPETVMVTPPSATADRVEQSLCMVRSQADKRPCTLDLLEQRQHPGRTLIFTRTKHGANRLASFLTGRDYPASAIHGDKSQGTRERMLREFRSGETPILVATDIAARGIDVKDVQLVINYDLPAESEVYVHRIGRTARAGADGQAIALCAPDEVGKARDIHKMLGRVLPVHASSTELPAELLTVPGADRRQKNSARENGAPSRRQSRNG
- a CDS encoding glycoside hydrolase family 95 protein yields the protein MRLFFFLASGVFLYGAVARAAEGGKDGEGWKSSRFWFSRPAEWKDTRPQKGTGDTSWAKDATPIGNGRIGALIYGGVGKDHLELTEISMWSGGFCSSEAKDKGPDSLKFGSYQPFGTLEITYPAADGMKDYRRELDVGRALASVSYSTGDVRYRREYFASIPHQVISMTVEGDKPRSVDAVFRLTTLHPQDRITSTAGGGRGMILIQGKLKNGLAYEGRIAILPKGGTVKASDGSVVVEKADSCRVLVSLATDYVLDAARNWKGESPRKRNDAVLARALKVPSGKMKRDHLLAYGKFYNRVSLDLGETEDATAGLSIDERLKKYKKAVNEGTECPDPDLEELIFNFGRYVIISSSQPGNLPANLQGLWNYSLIPPWDSDYHNNINIQMCYWGVEPANLPECYEPLVRYIREMAPAARRITRETAEFKAASGTPAPGWTSRTAQNIFGGQGFKWNKPASAWYALHLWEHYLFTLDRDYLKTTAYPMMKEICQFWESQLKVMNEGGSNFRTEDKKVTPEVVSRDLKDIRAGMLAAPMGWSPEHGPKEDGCAHDQQIVWELFHDTVQAAEVLDVDRAWRKELAAKRDLLVGPRVGEEGMLLEWMIDRKPGSGSWDPHHRHTSHLFAVYPGSQISPAKTPEWAEAARKSLLARGTTGDSRRSWTWAWRTNLWARFLNGRKAYEMIQGMIRYSMMDSLFTTHPPMQVDGTMGIVAGFAEMLLQSHTGRLHLLPALPGAWKDGSVRGLKARGNISVDMAWKDGRVTQFSLSSPAAQSVKVFFNGEEKTYALTPGVAVKEK
- a CDS encoding Gfo/Idh/MocA family protein translates to MDTSSSRRRFLQTLGLATGALAAGSLANAQEVEALAPKKIIIPDPNNIGPMTTWPARKPGAQYMGGFRAPKLDKVRVAFVGVGERGSMHVAQMAVIEGAEVVGICDLYEDWAKRNADLVEKKTGKRPPIFTKGPEDYKRMMKEVKPDAVIVCPSWEWHCRVTCDVMKMGAHAFVEVPMAVSIKELWEIVDTSEQTRKHCMMMENVNYGREELMYLNMVRQGVIGDLLYGEAAYIHELRGQMKQVERGTGSWRTYHYAKRNGNVYPTHGLGPVAQYMNLARKDDCFGRLVSFSSPALGRAAYARKNFPADHKWNKLDFACGDMNTSLIKTTMGRTVLVEWDETSPRPYSRLNLIQGTLGTLAGFPTRVAGEKLGNGNYHEWIEGNEKLAPIFEKYEHPLWKRVGPLALKMGGHGGMDFVMLFRIIECLRNGEPMDQNVYEGAFWSSVSELSEYSVAQGGMPQVFPDFTRGDWKTTAPLGIVQ
- the pgsA gene encoding CDP-diacylglycerol--glycerol-3-phosphate 3-phosphatidyltransferase, producing the protein MLNLPNTITLTRIALVVVFTAVISLAAQHPWGYPAALIVFVLAACTDWLDGYLARRLNQVTTFGKLIDPLADKIAVSAAFIYLTAAGLCPFWVTIIIISREFLVTGLRQIAQDHGVIIPAGTSGKWKTAFQLAFCIGCLLALTWVHTPEYIPSILSPVASLCHWQGDGIANFLYQFTLWGAVILTVYSGAVYCVGARRFLKS